A stretch of Lactuca sativa cultivar Salinas chromosome 6, Lsat_Salinas_v11, whole genome shotgun sequence DNA encodes these proteins:
- the LOC111893073 gene encoding E3 ubiquitin-protein ligase SGR9, amyloplastic has translation MEEKTTGSTIMAALSTLTPPQISSLTTTISALFHLHHRRLSSLLSSRTLFSLSLHHLHTLSLNQKSLLIARHLLSILSHLSHFLHPKTPGSPPNNTSMVNVNHRDLDSVLLLLLLCELHQHDPESLKTLSPEKWRESLSGYVSTTMLTLSGIGFSDSETLRKYVEVVTRCRKFVEVMGGGGDGKEGREVAASVAAVVALPSVEVEQGGKECAVCKEEMREGRDVCELPCEHRFHWMCILPWLIKRNTCPCCRHQLPTDDVYGELERQWAVLVKISDGYNY, from the coding sequence ATGGAAGAGAAGACCACCGGAAGTACAATCATGGCAGCACTCTCCACCCTCACCCCGCCACAAATCTCCTCCCTGACCACCACCATCTCCGCCCTCTTCCACCTCCACCACCGTCGTCTCTCCTCCCTCCTCTCCTCCCGCACCCTCTTCTCCCTCTCCCTCCACCACCTCCACACCCTCTCCCTCAACCAAAAATCCCTCCTCATTGCCCGCCACCTCTTATCAATCCTCTCCCACCTCTCCCACTTCCTCCACCCCAAAACCCCCGGATCACCACCAAACAACACCTCCATGGTCAACGTCAACCACCGTGACCTTGACTCTGTTCTCCTGTTACTCCTTCTATGTGAACTCCATCAACATGATCCGGAATCACTCAAGACATTGTCGCCGGAAAAGTGGCGGGAGTCGCTTTCCGGTTATGTCTCCACCACCATGTTGACTCTCTCCGGCATTGGGTTCTCCGACAGTGAAACGTTGAGGAAATATGTTGAAGTGGTGACAAGGTGCCGGAAGTTTGTGgaggtgatgggtggtggtggagaTGGGAAGGAAGGGAGAGAGGTGGCGGCGTCTGTGGCGGCGGTGGTGGCACTGCCGTCGGTGGAGGTGGAGCAAGGAGGAAAAGAGTGTGCTGTGTGTAAAGAAGAGATGAGGGAAGGGAGAGATGTGTGTGAATTGCCTTGTGAACATCGGTTTCATTGGATGTGTATATTGCCATGGTTGATTAAGAGGAACACGTGTCCTTGCTGCCGCCATCAGCTGCCGACTGATGATGTATACGGCGAGCTTGAGCGGCAGTGGGCGGTTCTTGTGAAAATAAGTGATGGTTATAattattag